In Bacteroidota bacterium, the following are encoded in one genomic region:
- a CDS encoding PKD domain-containing protein: protein MKQLYIILLFAVLYLLQVNSVKAQCGPNVPTFIANLTGSVDSLWVSPPVIRNDNCCGTTNPDKCVRFIITLDPGSVGINFQILSGAVPPGALYYQINCGPLTQIGSPICLNGVGPHSLTFCKPGNNQNTYGITALPAPSSPSSIILNDGCNGSLSAAGFIASTVTWNSVSPGVSGAYNNYLSCTLGCLTTNVTAQPGYPPSITYQVCGLPLGGCITTPVCFNSTVTFNPTLFANIQPQNPTVCFGQAGTTITANGIGGSPPYNYIWNTGATSQSIFVGPGTYSVIVGDVSGCPPTSASITVTQFNSTILSNAGPDIIVCAQNPVATLNGSVQAASGGIWSGGAGVFNPGNTTLNASYTPTATEIANGSITLTLTTTGNGTCPAVSDQMVINLVNFQGSAVINASNVTCNGANNGTATANITGTTIPYSFSWNTIPVQNNQTATGLAPGTYTVTITDGNGCFKTENALITQPDTLTQTAVITNVSCFLGSNGNITVTPYGGTPPWTYSWSHNNSTSSSSGNVPIGTYSVTITDANGCTISPSYTITQPPVIVSTITSKDNVSCYNGADGWATVGVTGGTLPYSYVWTPYGGSAPTANGLVAGSYVITVTDNNGCQGIANVIITQPTDSLTAITTVTNVSCLNGNNGSVLVNVQGGTSPYSYQWSNGQTGSTITGLTAGTYSVTVLDNKGCSFVMFTTVTEPTELIAVEGVINNVSCFGGNDGSASVLVSGGTPGYTYSWAPSGGNSNIASGLQAGNYTVTVTDLNGCIDQSTSVVAEPLGPLTLISTQTNVSCFEGSNGTAQIVASGGTSPYTYNWSPSVSLSENASSLLAGIYTVGVTDDNGCEETIVITIIEPTQLILAITETNVSCNAGNDGSASVSPTGGTPGYSYSWLPYGGTGNIASVLYEGTFTVTVTDDNGCVETAIAEITQPVILEGEIISSNVLCKGGNTGNATLNLTGGTLPYSYLWSPGAQVGQTATGLIAGAYSVTGTDNLGCEVILNVSITEPDTLDLSIIVTDVNCFGESNGVVEAIVSGGTGTVSYSWSSGSTISTQSNLPSGTYTITVADQNNCMAFETVIVPEPDLLVVSINSTDVNCFNGSDGTATAVPIGGNGLYEYEWTPGGATSPTVTGLSQGTYSVTVTDYKGCTTSSSVVINEPVVPLTATINVTPVSCNGGSNGAAIVTPAGGTSPYSFTWNIPGTNAGISGVPAGVYTVTITDANGCVFIENAIITEPPVLDAIVGSISDVSCFGFNDGFASVSVMGGTSPYSYGWSSGGSASVENNLLAGNYTATVTDANSCGVVVNIIIGQPSAALSGGMSSTPATCFNGSNGSATVAPSGGTAPYNYQWVPGGGTTPTISNLTAGTYTVYITDENNCTFSNQIVVGQGIEIVLTISVTDATCNLNNGEASVSASGGIPGYTYLWTASGAITSSINNIGAGAYPVTITDAVGCTNQGTAILNNFAGPSAIIYETKNVTCYGGTDGYAIVGQIGGTPPYTYSWNTTPAQFDTIANGLSAGVYIVTVTDVNGCQGLATTNPEISQPAQYQIVTSKTNVSCNGGSNGTATVTASGSSPALGSSPYTYLWSPSGGTDSIATGLSAGTYTVTIADSNNCDTTVTILITQPTLMTATSSVTSHVLCFGGNGGSVTVVPDGGTPNYTYLWSPGGYTSASVTGLTEGTYTATVMDAKSCVVSSGTAIITQPASPLTATQSVTNVSCTGGFNGTATINPSGGTPGYSYLWSTNAITQTVSGLNANSYSVTVTDANGCTVNNIANISQPTQLNALIGNTSNVSCFGGNNGTASVLVSGGTTTYSYSWNTSPSVGSFASGLSAGSHTVTVTDANGCIQQATAVITQPSSGLTVSIGSQTNVACMLGNTGSASVIANGGTFPYSYFWSPSVSSGNSASNLAAGNYTVTVTDNNGCQAIQNISITQPTSLVFSSLTSTNVSCNGGINGSATAIPSGGTPGYTYSWSQGGSNFSISGLTSGTYTVIVKDANDCQISGSTTVTQPSALSASTTQQNVSCNNGSNGAATMNVLGGASGYTYLWSASAGGQTGQTAAGLPAGTHSVTATDANGCQIIRSVTITQPTQLIIATSNVNVICNGQANGTATVYSSGGVIPYSYSWSSGASSSTATNLAAGTYLITVTDANGCAVQTNVTITQPNTLTSTTSSVAVGCYGNANGSVSVVASGGNAGYNYFWNPSGQTTQTSAGLIAGTYQITITDSKGCQTINSATVIQPVSALAANITKNNVSCFNGNNGSATVNPSGGTSPYSYQWSNNSINQTATGLIAGNYSVIVTDANSCTYATNVTITQPTLLEANITNYENSYCQLGDGKAYAFVSGGTSPYIYNWSPSGGNGINAFNLTPNNYTFIVTDANGCQRNAQVTILNVPGFTSAISNSTDVSCFAGNDGTAIVNPQNGFAPYIYSWAPSGNTGITATGLSAGTHTVTITDSKGCQNTTSVVINQPQALNASITGSSQVNCFGGSNGMATVLANGGTPSYTYSWNSLPVQTTASATNLPAGTYEVTVMDNKGCTKTANTTITQPFQLNAAVVNATNVSCNGGSNGSASGQGTGGTPPYNYSWNNSPTQITQTATNLTVGTYTVTITDSKGCIALEQITITQPSVVVTIVSPDTSICKGSSAPIWASANGGGAGGYFYLWSHGLNISSSHTVNPQTNTTYTVTAYDNAGCPGNSTSVTVTVISLGPDDLIVEGTPLLCPGYEGLVYATVANADQSLLSYSWSPNASWVGSGSFVVIPMAPTMYTVTVTNSKCNVQVTESFAIDFKPVPDVKITTDGWNDCINHAVQFSDVSISSIDPVTSWEWNLGDGTTSTLQNPYHVYSVPGNYPVTLVATTSGGCSATSSGASNEVNAYGIPEAAFAVNPPVVFIPEKVIFDNKSINGSTYHWDFGDGSTSNQEFPKHAYSSAGIYTVILTTTSQHGCIDTTSFEIIATGNILVPNAFTPSSSGQSGGSYNPNSLDNSVFFPYSDGIENFHMMIFNRWGELIFETFDLKIGWDGYYRGQLCKQDVYVWKIDARFNDNRVFSKAGDVTLLR, encoded by the coding sequence ATGAAACAACTCTACATTATACTTTTGTTTGCGGTTTTATATCTATTACAAGTTAATAGTGTAAAAGCACAGTGCGGACCTAACGTACCAACATTTATTGCTAACCTAACCGGTAGTGTGGATAGTTTATGGGTTAGTCCACCTGTAATCAGAAATGATAATTGTTGTGGAACCACTAATCCTGATAAGTGTGTTAGGTTTATTATAACTTTAGATCCAGGTTCAGTTGGAATTAATTTTCAAATTCTAAGCGGAGCTGTGCCACCTGGAGCACTTTATTATCAAATTAATTGCGGTCCACTTACTCAAATTGGAAGCCCTATTTGCTTGAATGGGGTAGGGCCACATAGTTTAACATTTTGTAAGCCGGGTAACAATCAGAATACTTATGGTATTACAGCCCTTCCTGCACCCTCATCTCCATCTTCAATAATACTTAATGATGGTTGTAATGGATCTTTATCAGCGGCTGGTTTTATTGCCTCAACAGTTACCTGGAACTCAGTTTCTCCGGGAGTGTCGGGTGCATATAACAATTACTTAAGTTGCACATTAGGCTGTTTAACTACTAATGTAACTGCTCAGCCTGGTTATCCCCCTTCAATTACTTACCAGGTTTGTGGTTTACCTTTAGGTGGTTGTATTACAACCCCTGTTTGTTTTAATTCTACTGTTACATTTAATCCTACCCTATTTGCAAATATTCAGCCGCAAAATCCAACTGTTTGTTTTGGTCAAGCGGGAACAACAATTACAGCAAATGGAATAGGAGGAAGTCCGCCATACAATTATATTTGGAACACAGGAGCAACCTCTCAATCCATATTTGTTGGCCCTGGCACTTATAGTGTAATTGTTGGAGATGTTTCGGGTTGTCCTCCAACTTCTGCATCCATTACTGTTACTCAATTTAATTCAACAATATTAAGTAATGCAGGGCCTGATATTATTGTTTGCGCCCAAAATCCTGTTGCAACATTAAATGGAAGCGTTCAGGCTGCTAGCGGAGGAATATGGAGTGGTGGAGCGGGAGTTTTTAACCCTGGTAATACAACGTTAAATGCAAGCTATACACCCACTGCCACTGAAATTGCCAATGGTTCAATCACCCTTACACTCACAACAACTGGTAATGGAACTTGTCCAGCTGTATCAGATCAAATGGTGATAAACCTTGTAAATTTTCAAGGCAGTGCCGTTATCAATGCATCAAATGTAACTTGTAACGGAGCAAACAACGGGACCGCTACGGCTAATATAACAGGAACAACAATTCCATATTCTTTTTCCTGGAATACAATACCTGTACAAAATAATCAAACTGCTACAGGTTTGGCTCCAGGAACATATACTGTAACTATTACAGATGGTAATGGTTGTTTTAAAACAGAAAACGCATTAATAACCCAGCCTGACACCTTGACTCAAACAGCTGTTATAACAAATGTTTCCTGTTTTTTGGGGAGTAATGGAAACATTACTGTAACCCCCTATGGTGGAACCCCACCCTGGACTTATTCCTGGTCTCATAACAACTCTACTTCGTCCTCCTCGGGTAATGTTCCAATAGGAACCTATTCCGTTACAATTACTGATGCCAATGGTTGTACAATATCTCCTTCATATACCATAACACAACCACCAGTTATAGTTTCAACAATTACAAGTAAAGATAATGTAAGTTGCTATAATGGAGCAGATGGTTGGGCAACAGTTGGAGTTACCGGAGGAACCTTGCCTTATTCCTATGTCTGGACTCCTTATGGTGGTTCTGCTCCAACAGCTAATGGGCTTGTTGCAGGTTCGTATGTTATTACTGTAACTGATAATAATGGTTGCCAGGGAATTGCCAATGTAATCATTACCCAACCTACAGATTCTTTAACAGCCATAACCACAGTAACAAATGTTTCATGTCTTAACGGAAATAATGGAAGTGTTCTGGTAAATGTTCAAGGAGGAACCTCACCCTATTCCTATCAATGGTCCAATGGACAAACAGGTTCAACTATAACTGGATTAACAGCTGGAACTTATTCTGTAACAGTATTGGATAATAAGGGTTGTTCCTTTGTAATGTTCACTACAGTTACAGAACCTACCGAATTAATAGCAGTTGAAGGAGTTATTAATAATGTAAGTTGTTTTGGGGGAAATGACGGATCAGCTTCAGTACTGGTAAGTGGTGGTACTCCTGGTTATACTTATAGCTGGGCACCTTCAGGAGGAAACTCAAACATAGCTTCTGGTTTACAGGCTGGCAACTACACTGTTACTGTAACAGATTTAAATGGATGTATTGATCAAAGTACTTCTGTTGTTGCAGAACCATTAGGGCCATTAACACTTATATCCACTCAAACCAATGTGTCATGTTTTGAAGGATCAAATGGAACAGCTCAAATAGTTGCTTCAGGAGGCACTTCACCTTATACATATAACTGGTCACCAAGTGTTTCCTTATCAGAAAATGCTTCCTCTTTGCTTGCCGGTATATATACTGTGGGTGTAACTGACGACAATGGTTGTGAAGAAACAATTGTAATTACCATAATTGAGCCAACACAACTTATATTAGCAATAACTGAAACCAATGTAAGTTGTAATGCCGGAAATGACGGTTCTGCTTCAGTTAGTCCAACCGGTGGAACACCTGGGTATTCCTATTCCTGGCTGCCTTATGGTGGTACCGGAAATATTGCATCAGTTCTTTATGAAGGGACATTTACAGTAACAGTTACAGATGATAATGGTTGTGTGGAAACAGCCATAGCTGAAATAACACAGCCTGTTATACTTGAGGGTGAAATAATAAGTTCAAATGTATTGTGTAAGGGTGGAAATACAGGAAATGCTACATTAAATCTTACAGGTGGAACATTGCCATACTCCTATTTATGGTCTCCTGGAGCTCAAGTTGGACAAACAGCTACAGGCTTAATTGCAGGAGCTTATTCTGTAACAGGTACAGATAATTTGGGTTGTGAGGTTATATTAAATGTAAGCATTACAGAACCAGATACACTAGATTTATCTATAATTGTAACTGATGTAAATTGTTTTGGGGAAAGTAATGGTGTTGTTGAAGCTATTGTATCAGGTGGAACAGGAACAGTATCCTATTCATGGTCAAGTGGAAGTACAATTTCCACTCAATCAAATCTCCCTTCAGGAACTTATACAATAACAGTTGCAGATCAAAACAATTGCATGGCTTTTGAAACTGTAATAGTTCCAGAGCCCGATTTATTAGTTGTTTCCATTAATTCAACAGATGTGAACTGCTTTAATGGTTCCGATGGAACTGCAACAGCTGTTCCAATAGGAGGAAACGGTTTATACGAATATGAATGGACTCCAGGAGGGGCAACTTCACCAACAGTAACAGGATTAAGCCAGGGAACTTATTCAGTAACGGTTACTGATTACAAAGGTTGTACAACGAGTTCTTCTGTTGTAATAAACGAGCCTGTTGTGCCTTTAACTGCAACTATAAATGTAACACCTGTTTCCTGTAACGGAGGAAGTAATGGAGCAGCAATTGTTACTCCAGCTGGTGGCACATCACCCTATTCTTTCACCTGGAATATTCCAGGAACTAATGCAGGAATATCTGGAGTTCCTGCAGGTGTTTATACTGTAACTATAACAGATGCAAATGGCTGCGTATTTATTGAAAATGCAATAATCACTGAACCTCCAGTTCTTGATGCTATTGTTGGATCAATTAGTGATGTAAGTTGTTTCGGCTTTAATGATGGTTTCGCCTCCGTTTCGGTTATGGGGGGAACATCTCCATATTCCTATGGTTGGTCTTCAGGAGGATCAGCTTCTGTAGAAAATAATCTTTTGGCAGGTAATTATACAGCAACCGTTACAGACGCGAATAGTTGTGGGGTAGTTGTAAATATAATAATAGGCCAACCTTCAGCAGCTCTTTCAGGGGGAATGTCTTCAACTCCTGCAACCTGCTTTAATGGATCTAATGGAAGTGCAACTGTTGCACCTTCAGGTGGTACAGCTCCTTATAATTATCAATGGGTTCCAGGAGGTGGGACTACACCAACAATTTCAAATTTAACTGCAGGAACATATACAGTTTATATAACAGATGAAAATAATTGTACCTTTTCAAACCAAATTGTTGTTGGGCAAGGAATTGAAATTGTTTTAACCATATCGGTAACAGATGCTACTTGTAATTTAAACAATGGAGAGGCTTCAGTTTCAGCCAGTGGGGGTATACCTGGATATACTTATTTGTGGACAGCCTCTGGGGCGATAACCTCTTCTATAAATAATATTGGTGCAGGAGCCTATCCAGTAACAATAACAGATGCAGTAGGATGTACCAATCAAGGTACGGCCATTCTAAATAATTTTGCAGGACCATCAGCTATTATTTATGAAACTAAAAATGTTACATGCTATGGAGGAACTGATGGTTATGCAATTGTAGGGCAAATTGGAGGCACTCCTCCATATACTTATTCCTGGAATACTACTCCTGCTCAATTTGATACAATAGCTAATGGATTAAGTGCTGGAGTATATATCGTTACTGTTACAGATGTTAATGGTTGTCAGGGTCTTGCTACAACAAATCCGGAAATATCACAACCGGCTCAATATCAAATTGTAACTTCTAAAACGAATGTTTCGTGTAATGGAGGAAGCAACGGAACAGCTACTGTTACAGCCTCAGGTAGCTCTCCAGCTTTAGGAAGTTCGCCCTATACCTATTTGTGGTCGCCTTCTGGAGGTACAGATTCTATTGCAACAGGTTTAAGTGCAGGAACATATACAGTAACTATAGCAGACTCCAACAATTGTGATACAACTGTTACAATACTAATTACCCAACCTACTTTAATGACAGCAACCTCATCTGTTACTTCTCATGTTTTATGCTTTGGTGGAAATGGTGGTTCTGTTACTGTAGTGCCTGATGGAGGAACACCAAATTACACTTATTTATGGAGTCCAGGTGGGTATACTTCAGCTTCAGTAACAGGTTTAACTGAAGGAACATATACTGCAACTGTTATGGATGCAAAATCCTGTGTGGTTAGTTCTGGAACTGCAATAATTACTCAGCCCGCTTCTCCATTAACCGCTACCCAATCAGTAACTAATGTTTCCTGTACTGGAGGATTCAATGGCACTGCTACCATAAATCCTAGCGGAGGAACACCAGGATATAGTTATTTATGGTCAACTAATGCTATAACTCAAACAGTATCTGGCTTAAATGCTAACTCTTATTCAGTAACAGTAACCGATGCAAATGGTTGTACTGTTAATAACATTGCAAATATTTCACAGCCAACTCAACTAAATGCCTTAATTGGCAATACTTCTAACGTAAGTTGTTTTGGAGGCAACAATGGAACTGCATCTGTTTTAGTTTCTGGTGGTACTACTACTTATAGTTATTCCTGGAACACTTCACCCTCGGTTGGATCTTTTGCGTCTGGACTTTCTGCAGGAAGCCATACAGTAACAGTTACTGATGCTAATGGATGTATTCAACAAGCAACCGCAGTAATTACTCAACCTTCTTCAGGACTAACAGTTTCTATTGGTTCTCAAACTAACGTAGCATGTATGTTGGGAAATACAGGTTCTGCATCTGTTATTGCCAATGGAGGTACTTTCCCTTATAGTTATTTTTGGTCACCATCTGTATCTTCAGGGAATTCTGCCTCAAATCTTGCTGCCGGAAATTATACAGTAACAGTTACAGATAATAATGGATGCCAGGCCATACAAAATATATCTATTACTCAGCCAACAAGTCTTGTTTTTTCTTCACTCACTTCAACCAATGTAAGTTGTAACGGAGGAATTAATGGTAGTGCAACTGCCATACCTAGCGGAGGAACACCAGGATATACTTATTCATGGTCTCAAGGAGGTTCAAACTTCAGTATTTCTGGTTTAACCTCAGGCACATATACAGTTATTGTGAAAGATGCAAATGATTGTCAAATATCCGGTTCAACCACAGTTACCCAACCATCCGCATTATCTGCTTCAACCACTCAACAGAATGTTTCCTGTAATAATGGTTCAAATGGTGCAGCTACAATGAATGTTTTGGGTGGGGCTTCTGGCTATACTTATTTATGGTCGGCATCAGCTGGGGGACAAACAGGCCAAACTGCTGCAGGTTTGCCTGCTGGAACTCATTCGGTAACAGCTACTGATGCAAATGGGTGCCAAATAATAAGAAGTGTAACAATAACACAGCCGACACAGTTAATTATAGCAACGAGCAATGTAAATGTAATTTGCAATGGTCAGGCCAATGGAACTGCAACTGTATACTCCTCAGGAGGAGTAATACCATATAGTTATTCCTGGTCATCAGGAGCATCAAGTTCAACTGCCACTAATTTGGCAGCAGGAACATATTTAATTACTGTTACTGATGCCAATGGTTGTGCAGTTCAGACCAATGTTACCATAACTCAACCTAATACCTTGACTTCTACCACAAGTTCAGTGGCGGTAGGTTGCTATGGAAATGCAAATGGTTCAGTAAGTGTTGTAGCATCTGGGGGTAATGCAGGTTATAACTACTTTTGGAATCCTTCAGGACAAACCACCCAAACATCAGCAGGACTTATTGCAGGAACATATCAGATAACTATTACCGATAGTAAAGGTTGCCAAACAATTAATTCAGCAACTGTAATTCAACCAGTTTCAGCATTAGCGGCAAATATTACTAAAAATAATGTTTCATGTTTTAATGGAAACAATGGTTCTGCAACCGTAAATCCTTCCGGTGGAACTTCTCCTTATAGTTATCAATGGTCTAATAATAGTATTAACCAAACTGCAACAGGGTTAATTGCAGGAAATTATAGTGTTATTGTTACTGATGCCAATAGTTGTACATATGCCACAAATGTAACTATCACTCAACCTACATTACTAGAAGCCAACATAACAAATTATGAAAATTCTTATTGCCAGCTTGGAGATGGAAAAGCCTATGCATTTGTTTCAGGTGGTACAAGTCCATATATTTATAATTGGTCTCCATCCGGAGGAAATGGAATAAATGCCTTTAATCTAACCCCAAACAATTATACATTTATAGTTACGGATGCAAATGGTTGTCAAAGAAATGCCCAGGTAACAATACTTAATGTACCAGGCTTTACCTCGGCAATAAGTAATTCAACTGATGTTTCTTGTTTTGCAGGAAATGATGGAACAGCTATTGTAAACCCTCAAAATGGTTTTGCTCCCTATATTTATTCCTGGGCCCCCAGTGGTAATACTGGAATAACAGCCACAGGATTATCTGCAGGAACTCATACGGTAACTATAACAGATTCAAAAGGTTGCCAAAATACGACATCTGTAGTAATTAATCAGCCACAAGCGTTGAATGCTTCAATTACAGGGTCATCACAAGTGAATTGTTTTGGTGGTAGTAATGGTATGGCAACGGTTTTAGCCAATGGCGGAACTCCTTCATACACTTATTCCTGGAATAGCCTTCCTGTTCAAACTACAGCATCTGCTACCAATTTGCCAGCTGGAACATATGAAGTAACTGTAATGGATAATAAAGGCTGTACAAAAACAGCAAATACTACAATTACCCAACCTTTCCAGTTAAATGCAGCGGTTGTAAATGCAACGAATGTAAGTTGTAATGGTGGAAGCAATGGAAGCGCAAGTGGACAAGGAACAGGAGGAACCCCTCCGTATAATTACAGTTGGAACAACAGTCCTACTCAAATTACACAAACTGCTACCAATTTAACTGTAGGAACTTATACAGTTACCATAACAGATAGTAAAGGTTGTATTGCTCTTGAACAAATTACCATTACCCAGCCTAGTGTAGTCGTTACTATTGTTTCACCGGATACATCGATTTGTAAAGGAAGTAGTGCTCCAATTTGGGCCTCAGCAAATGGGGGAGGAGCAGGGGGTTATTTTTATTTATGGAGCCATGGACTGAATATTTCCTCAAGCCATACTGTAAATCCTCAAACCAATACTACATATACAGTTACGGCATATGATAATGCGGGTTGTCCTGGTAATTCAACATCAGTAACAGTAACAGTAATTTCACTTGGCCCAGATGACCTTATTGTAGAGGGAACTCCGCTATTATGTCCAGGGTATGAGGGCTTAGTTTATGCTACTGTTGCAAACGCAGATCAATCATTATTAAGTTATTCATGGTCACCTAATGCTTCATGGGTTGGTTCTGGCTCATTTGTAGTAATACCAATGGCTCCAACCATGTATACGGTTACAGTTACGAATAGCAAATGTAATGTGCAGGTTACAGAATCATTTGCAATAGATTTTAAACCTGTTCCAGATGTTAAGATAACAACAGATGGTTGGAATGATTGTATTAATCATGCAGTGCAATTTTCAGATGTTTCAATTTCGTCCATCGATCCTGTTACGAGCTGGGAATGGAATCTAGGAGACGGAACTACATCCACTCTTCAAAACCCTTACCATGTATATAGTGTTCCTGGAAATTACCCCGTAACTCTGGTAGCTACTACTTCCGGAGGATGTAGTGCAACATCTTCGGGGGCTTCAAATGAGGTTAATGCTTATGGAATTCCCGAAGCAGCATTTGCAGTAAATCCTCCGGTAGTGTTTATTCCTGAAAAAGTTATTTTTGATAATAAGTCTATCAATGGATCTACTTATCATTGGGACTTTGGCGATGGTTCTACTTCTAATCAGGAGTTTCCAAAACATGCTTATAGTTCAGCAGGTATTTATACCGTTATCCTGACAACAACAAGTCAGCACGGCTGTATTGATACTACTTCTTTTGAAATTATTGCTACCGGTAATATTTTGGTGCCAAATGCATTTACACCAAGTTCATCTGGTCAATCAGGTGGTAGTTACAATCCTAATAGTCTTGATAATTCTGTGTTCTTTCCCTACTCAGATGGTATAGAAAATTTTCATATGATGATTTTTAACCGCTGGGGAGAATTGATTTTTGAAACATTCGATTTAAAAATTGGCTGGGATGGATATTATCGTGGGCAATTGTGTAAGCAGGATGTTTATGTGTGGAAAATTGATGCCCGATTTAATGATAACAGGGTATTTAGTAAAGCTGGTGATGTTACATTATTAAGATAA
- a CDS encoding type IX secretion system membrane protein PorP/SprF — protein sequence MKRLVYILLSLFLLIPLIGECQQLPHYNHYFRNPYLYNPSTAGINGLNLFAIHKSQWTSIPGAPKLNLLTLDGPIMNEKAGFGLLVSDDKRGITKRTDVNATFSYKVKFSDVSFLSFGFSGVYINTRLLFNEVIVSHSEDPMILGMNAQSGVFDAVTGLTLKLNKFQLGIAVPQILESKAEFSEVSFYQYKRHYLASAGYNFVVNSEKEISVTPLALAKLIPGAPVQYDVNLTADWKNTGWFGVSYRSSYGAGVNVGVRILEKLSVGYSFDINTGPVSNFVGLGHEFLLGYRFTTKPPTPKVKMKKEDRITEEIEQYKRSLKEQEEHVIKLIDQFYSKGPSGRIQNIDDIEEINMELEIFRAQTKEKINKKEKERDKKKK from the coding sequence ATGAAAAGGTTAGTTTACATACTGTTATCTTTATTTCTGCTTATTCCTTTGATTGGTGAGTGTCAGCAGTTACCTCATTATAATCATTATTTTAGAAATCCTTATTTATATAATCCTTCAACTGCTGGGATTAATGGATTAAACCTTTTTGCAATTCATAAATCGCAGTGGACATCTATTCCAGGAGCTCCAAAATTAAACCTGCTTACATTGGATGGGCCAATAATGAATGAGAAAGCAGGCTTTGGGCTCTTAGTTTCGGATGACAAAAGAGGGATTACAAAGCGAACGGATGTAAATGCTACTTTTTCATATAAGGTTAAATTTTCTGATGTTTCATTTTTAAGCTTTGGTTTTTCAGGTGTTTACATTAATACAAGATTACTTTTTAATGAGGTGATTGTTAGTCATTCAGAAGACCCAATGATATTGGGTATGAATGCTCAAAGTGGCGTTTTTGATGCTGTAACTGGATTAACATTAAAGCTTAATAAGTTTCAGTTAGGAATAGCTGTTCCCCAAATTTTAGAATCAAAAGCCGAATTTAGTGAAGTTTCCTTTTATCAATATAAACGACATTATTTAGCCTCTGCCGGATATAACTTTGTTGTTAATTCTGAAAAAGAAATTTCGGTCACACCACTTGCTTTGGCAAAGCTAATACCGGGAGCACCTGTTCAATATGATGTAAATCTAACAGCCGATTGGAAAAACACAGGTTGGTTTGGCGTATCTTACCGAAGCAGTTATGGAGCAGGAGTGAATGTTGGAGTACGAATTTTGGAAAAACTGAGTGTTGGTTATTCCTTTGATATTAATACTGGTCCTGTAAGTAATTTCGTGGGTTTAGGTCATGAATTTTTATTGGGATACCGTTTTACTACGAAGCCTCCAACTCCTAAAGTAAAAATGAAAAAGGAGGACCGTATTACTGAGGAAATTGAACAATATAAGCGAAGCTTGAAAGAGCAGGAAGAGCATGTTATTAAATTAATTGATCAGTTTTATTCAAAAGGACCTTCCGGCAGGATTCAAAACATTGATGATATAGAAGAAATAAACATGGAACTTGAAATTTTCAGGGCACAAACAAAAGAAAAAATCAATAAAAAAGAAAAAGAGCGCGATAAAAAAAAGAAATGA